The following is a genomic window from Calliphora vicina chromosome 5, idCalVici1.1, whole genome shotgun sequence.
AGGTGACTGGgtcaacttttttctatatatagttTCGTATGTTAATTGCAGTGATTTTGGTAAGAGTAGTCGATCAGAATAGGTATTTTAGTCAAGAACTAATAATGCTTTTAGCACTTAAGTATTACACCTAATAATACACAAgcctaatatataaaaaaacaacaaacttatTATCGATAGATTTGACTATGTACTCGTTATAAAAACCACTACATATTATAATAACCCATTTTTATAACTATAAACCAAACACTCAAATCTTTTCCTATTTACTTACAGTGGCTTTGAGTGTGCCGTCTGCCGTTcgattttcaataatttcaccGATTTTGAAATGCATGAAAGTGATTGCAACGACAATGCACAGGCTGCCatggaacaaaaatataatccaGATGAACAACTACATGAAGTTGTTGTCGAAGAGGTTGAAGACCACGACCATGTTGAAGAACAAATAATATCACATGATGGTGGTGTCGGAGGTGGAAACTTTGGCAGTTATGCACCATTAAAATTTAGTGTCTCACAGTTGGATACACATGAAATAATTATTGAAACCAGTcgataaaaaaattactgaaatatgAAAACTGAAATATGTCTTTAGTATTGAAATATAGCAACAGTAACAACAACAGTTATATAGTTCTGATTTTGAATTACCGATATTCAAATATACATCCATATATAtacttaaatacataaataaacacttATAAATGCATAATAGATGTGTGGAGTTCAGCAGGTTTGGGAGCCAAGCCAAAGTAAGACGTCAATTGAAACGAAAAGAAAAATCATCAAACTTGTCGtctatgtatttttttcttcttcttgtttagttcaaataattttaaaattataaaataattaaaaaaataaatatgaataaaataatagCAATTATGTTCATTACATAAGTAattaagataaaaaataaagtaaatcatgaatttgttttttctttcttctgtAGACAAAATAATGTTGAATTATTCGGTGGCCTTTAAATTGGACTTGTTCGATTTTCGGCGCTTCCAAGGTCCGTTATCTGAAAGTCAAATGCTGAAGATTAGAGCAAAAgtgtttaaagttaaaatttatttaagtcaaagtaacaatattttcattaaagttaaaaaagttgaaaaaataagTCCAATTTTATACCCATTgatatttaagtataaaatatatacatatggggcatttcatgtcaagtgaactaacttttgaaatcgatgtcttccgatcaggaTAGGTTAGTTTTATTGGATATTAGTTCATACACAATTTATCAACAAGATAGGTGGAGAAccctctgagttagagggggtcaaaattttacattttggccaagcaggtgttttttttatcatccatgtaacttattacctattgttcttaacaaaatgtgtcccaaatagtttagatagctatacTGTCAAATTTTTACCCTCTTTAACGGACAAACGTGTCACCTATTCTTGTGGTGCCAGTATAATAGGAGTGGAAGTTGTTAGTAAGTAGGATGTTGTTGATCAATAGATATTATAATGTGTTTAGAGTTCTAAAAATGTACCATATTCACTTTAAATCATTAAAGGTTAAAGCATGTTATCTTATccgtttattattaaaaaataaagtcttatatacagtggtggtcaaaacatatgcaaccagaaacagaattttacaaaagtggtttaaactagtttaagatgtaaacaaaaatattcatttgcttataatattttttaattaatgctttaaaaataagaatatgaaatttaattcagaattgtttgcattgaaaagaaaaaaaaattaaaaaactacgtatgggttgatatttcattggtcaaaacatatgcaactaattgcttttaaaacatttctgtctataaaacttaatatttcgtggcaaatcctatattttcaatgacggccttacatcggcaaggcagtgaagctatcaaattggtaataaaatttgcaggaatagcgttccaagcatctaccaatccttgaaacataatatctgaattagtgcaattttcggggtcgattctttgattaacgattttccaaatattctcaatgggatttaaatctagtatatgtggtggccattccattaccgaaactctttcttgtgctaaccacgatttaacaacatgtgaagagtgcttggggtcgttatcgtgctgaataactcatcgaagaggcatattatcctcagaatttggaagcattactctttccaagatgtctctatagataaatccatccattatttcattaatttagagcgatgggacaactccagcagcagaaaaacaacccccatacgccaaccacgataagggtgattaagTTCTAAATCAATCGTAAAGAGTCGTAAATACTTCTTTTTCGGCTAGATACAAATCTAACATACTCCTACTGCTCCTTATTGGTATGAATCCATATTCcaaataattagaaaatatcctatttactttgttttatttctttccttttattctgagtacaaaatcttaacgattttgtttcggctcagagagtttgaaTATCTTATCCAATTTATCCAGCCTTTTCCCCCTTCACCCGGCTTTCAGCTAAACATTGACAATGATTACAACTGAATATACATGGATTGCACATCGAATCAATCAATCCAGTTTATACTGTATATTTCTATTTTTGATTATATATTTTAAGGAAAAGACTTTTGAAATTACTTGATTGTTTATATTCAAAGATATTAAAGAAATTCTTAAGAGAACGTTAAGATTCCCatatcttatttgaaaaaaatcagcccaattatgaattaaaattccCCAGGGTGGTTACTCTCTATTGTGATGCGAAAGCAAAATGATACAATTGGTACCCTTTATTGCGTTTTTGCATcgcacaaaaaattagtttaaaatgtttttatttacaagttttgacatttgattttgtcattcttcgctattgtttattttgtggtgCCTGTGTTGCTTCTTTATGCGAAAGCGTTTGCGTAGACGACACAGAGAACCGAATTGTATTCTTATCGCATTTACCTTTCGCAATAGAGAGTATCCCcctggagttttttcccttttcccatttttcctattcaaattcaatgttaaacATATGAAAAGGGAAataactcccggggaatttttattcataattgggctgaatataatATATGAATTTTAACTAACAGAAGTATTTTCAATTTGGTATAGTTTTAATGAAATTCCTTATTAACTTTAgatgttttaaatattgtcttaatagcaaaataagtagatatgtatataaaacacttgttgttttaatacttttgcattaaattacataaaaactgagaattattttatttcaaatttaaaatataactacaatttgttaattaataattattttattatgtatatATGGGTTAGATTACTATAAGTTTCCACATCttctgctaaataaaaaaagttcgtCTTTTCTGTAAAGTTTAAAACAAGACAAAATACCAATATCAAtactttatttcttttgttttaaatatgtaaagcaatcatttaaaaaatttataagctCATGGTGTTTatattacaatttatattttatgggaTGTCACAATGCTGGGGCCGAATTACTTACGAATGAGCTGTCGTATCGAAATTCTATAatctcaaataaaaattttactcaaTATCGATTGCGGTAATTCGGCTCctattttaaaagcaatttagatgaatgaaagttttatttttttttaagtaataaattttttatttagtgtcgtttttttttattttaatattattaattttataatatacttgttttagattaaaaatcttatattgcaaaagaaattataataataatttattaaatattttttatttatatttaactacataatttagttgtttaatcattttgtgttttttttataattttattttatattttttcttcttttagcAGGGTTGGCAaatacttaattaaattttttatttttattgttttactaaatactctaataaatattattttgttatattataaTAATTGATTGATTTACACCTCAACGGGGAAGAAGTCTTTGAGCAAAGTAGTGCGCCGTTTTTCAGCAATATCCATTTGATTTTCTAAATCTCCCAAATCTGTTGTTTCAGCACGTTCAATTTTCCACGAGAGATTTTCAATTTCAGCTTCTAGCTGAGCCTGTAATAAGAAAGAAagtgaataatttaataatgatGTTTCAGTGATGAAgaacctttacgaaaaaaaatcaattataaataaatcatgTTGATTATTAGAGTTTTTCTTCATTCCTAAAATGTTTTCTTATAAATCACTATATCAGTGATACAACACAAACAACTATTTTTAGATGGTAAAATGTTCTTTgcttttattattgttaatttacTCTACTCCTTACCTGCTGATATTCAAAGAGATCTTTGCGTGAACCACTCTCCATGAAATACGCATAGGGGTAAGTGTATTGCAAGGTATAGCGACATTTCGCCAGCAGAGAAGCGGCATTGAAGAGATACTGCCAGTCGATCCAAGTGCCACGGCCTTTCATAACCTTGTCATTAATGCGTGTACGCAAACGATCCAATGTCTGCTGTTCCAATTGCAAAGACTTCGAATGATTCTCCCAACGTTCATAGtaatgtaaatatttctttaatgcCTCTCTGGCCTGAACATGCACCGATTCATTGGCAATATTGGGATTATCTTTATAGCGTGAGCATTCATAATATTCTGAACCGTGTGTCTTCCAGTCACCCAAACACATCCAACAGAAATCGTATTTACAATTGAAACATTGCATGTGATTGCAGCCGCCATTCTTCTCAATGCAGATGTGACATTTGGGACAGTCTTTGGTATTGGCGCTTATATAGTTGGCCGTTTCGCTGTCGTCAGCACATTTGGTTAACCATTTTCTAATAACTTGACAATCTGTGGGAGCATGATAGTCCATGCCGCATTTGAAGCAAAAACTCGTAGTGCAGGAGGTGCAGACAACACGTTTGGGGGCAATTTCGCGCGAGCGCACAATAATTTGACAATTAGCACCGGGACAAAAGCGTAGCTCAGGATGTGATTTGACATAGTCTTTGAAAGCGAATTGTTGGTATTTTTCACGCATAACAGGGCGTGTTACTAGGGTCAACACCAAATCCTCGGGCACACGAACATTGCACCTTTGAGCCATACAACCAATTTGAGTGGAAAttccctaaaaaaaaagatttaaaaataaataataaccaaaataattgaaaaaaatcattgcTACACACCTGAAATATTTGCGTGTCGAAAAACATTGACCAACAGTCTTTACAAAATGAATGGGCACAGGATAGACTGTAGAATTTATCGCCCAGCTGCACTGTAGCACACACAGGACACAATTGACTGCGATAATGATGTGTTAAGCTGCTCATCATACCACCGCTGCTACCACTAATACTGCTTAGAGTGGGTGTAGCTGTTGGTGATTTACTATACGTACTTAAAGTGCCAATTGTGGTTGCTACACTAACCGCTGCTTGAGCACTTGTTGAGGCTACATTTTCGGTTTCCAATGCTGGATCGGCATTATTACAGGGCGGTTTTATGCGTGTCTCCACGAGCAGAGCATTGGCATTTTGTCGATATTTATCCACTACCACCTGATTGACCCACTCATGCTCGAGCAGCAGTACTTTAGCCAGCGATGGTGTTATCTGGAGTATTGTATTGAGTTTTTCCACCGATTCGTTGAGTAGCTTTTCAACCTCTTCCACTGTTAGGCATTCGAATTCGAAATATTCCGGATCGGTTTTTTTCGGATCTAAACGTTCAACATCACAATCTTCACCTGTGTGGAAGAGTAATAATATGGAGATAAGGTTATAGAGATAtgttaaataattcttttttccatataaacaatttattttataaaaatttgaaacattttaaaatttaatatgaagaagagagctatgtatattcggctgtgccgaatcttaaaaacccttcaacaaattatacttaaaaaaaaaatttaatatttttaagtgaacaaaattatttttttttaattttaaattttttttttaaatttaaatttttttttttaaattttaaaaaaaaatttttgttttaaaaaatatttttccgattttgacccattttaggtccaacttaatatggtcttatatacgtcgttgcaaaggtctttgaaatatctatcattagatatccatattgtctatattaatgacttagtaatccagatataggtcaaaaatcgaggttatcctggttttttcctcatatctcagccatttgtggaccgattttgctgattttaaatagcaaacttctcgaaagcatgtctgacagaattattgaagatttggatcccgaagatatcaggggtcttcagaaaattgatttcaacagacagactgacggacatggcttaatcgactccgctatctataaagatccagaatatatatgtatactttatagggtcggaaatgaaaaatgttgaaattacaaacggaatgacaaacttatatatacccttctcacgatagtgaagggtataaaaaggcatTTAGTTTATAACAATTCCAATAtcaaatttgaacatttttttcttgatgTTTCTGCTGTAATTAATGCTTACACCTTTTTTTGGTGGGATGTGCTTTTATATACGCGCCTCCaacttaattatataaaaatattcatgtaaatatatataaatttacgcttgagttattattttttgcttttgttatgatatctatTATTGAAGGTTATATACTAAACAATATAAATAGTTTATATAGTGATGAGTATctgtaatatataatatataaagtATTACATGATATTTTTACaggtaaaatgtaaacaaatgaaatgcATGATGGTAGTAGGTAACaccaacaaaaattacaaaaatcttttttttttttaacaaaaatagaaaatatcaataaaacacATGCAATGCAGCAAGTTTAAAACGACACAACAAATGAATGTTAAGAGATAAACGTTGTAATATTTGTAAATCGTGTtttaaacaacagcaacatgtCAATATTATTGATTTAGTAATGATAATGAATCAAATCAAATAtagattgaagaaaaaaaatacaataaataaaacaaaaatagactgagaaaaatagaaaaactaaataaatagatGAAAGGTTATCAAAGGGCTAAAATCAACAATCATAGTTGAGATAGAGGAACAAAATTCAAATGGCAAGTACATACATGTATTGAATGTAAATGAATCACAAATATTTAGTGgtagaagaagaaaaaatataaacaacaactaCGCAATAGTAAACGTCAAACAAAtgaaatgttattaaacaaacaaaaatacaaacaaacgcACACAGTGACACACACTTAATACATACAGTGGGGAACAGAAGTGAGTAGAGTACTTCTAAATGcatacaaataatattaaaggtggaatttcaattgttttattaagtttttatttatttttcatttaatacccttcaccatgaataTGTTCAAAACAACTTTCCCTGGCcttcaaataacttatatacatgattcatacatcaatatatccgctatagacccggttcggttgctatttaaattcgaggaaatcggcccacaattggctgagatataaggaaaaaacaaagacaacctcgatttttacctatttctgagacaatatggatatctaatgatagatatttcaaagacctttgtaactGCGAATATAaagacatacaatgggtcaaaatctagaaaaatattttttaacacgttttttttttaaccaaacaatttttttgtcagaaaatttttttcatttcctaaatttccaaaaaaaacactaataaattaaaaaaaaaatttttttttaatttcaaattttaaaaataataattttattttagtttagtttaccttaaaatatttaaaaattttatttgaaaatataatttggtgaagggtatataagattcggtactgCCGAATAAAGCTCTCATACTTGTTTTATTACATTGAGCAACAAATTTCGGGTCATCGCCAGCCTCAACAACTCCAATGGAAAATGAAAGTAGACCATTAACTTAACAAAACTGCCAAAGAGTTTTGAAAAGTTATTTCGAATTTCATTTTTATGGCTTCTTGAAGTTGAACTTTTCTGAAAAATACAATGAATGTCTTGTAGTGGATTTTAAtccaaaattaataatttctttatatttgacCACGCCTATATTTCCACATTAAGCAACAATAAGTATGCACAATTACATtccattatatatttttatatatttatacgttttttttttcccTCCTTTAAATTTTCACTCATCGTAAAAATGGCCCAACTTCAAGAAGCCATAAAAATGAAATTCGAGCTAACTTTTCAAAACCCTTTGGCAGTTCTGTTAACTTAATGGTCTACTTTCATTTCCCATTGGAATTGTTGAGGCTGGTTTTTTTAGTGATAAGGCCaacattcacgaaaataaattattgaaattaaacaaagtttttgctcatttactatTGTTATAAACATTAGATTTAG
Proteins encoded in this region:
- the ari-2 gene encoding potential E3 ubiquitin-protein ligase ariadne-2 — protein: MSADSDMEYSDNDCEYEDYYNSGEDCDVERLDPKKTDPEYFEFECLTVEEVEKLLNESVEKLNTILQITPSLAKVLLLEHEWVNQVVVDKYRQNANALLVETRIKPPCNNADPALETENVASTSAQAAVSVATTIGTLSTYSKSPTATPTLSSISGSSGGMMSSLTHHYRSQLCPVCATVQLGDKFYSLSCAHSFCKDCWSMFFDTQIFQGISTQIGCMAQRCNVRVPEDLVLTLVTRPVMREKYQQFAFKDYVKSHPELRFCPGANCQIIVRSREIAPKRVVCTSCTTSFCFKCGMDYHAPTDCQVIRKWLTKCADDSETANYISANTKDCPKCHICIEKNGGCNHMQCFNCKYDFCWMCLGDWKTHGSEYYECSRYKDNPNIANESVHVQAREALKKYLHYYERWENHSKSLQLEQQTLDRLRTRINDKVMKGRGTWIDWQYLFNAASLLAKCRYTLQYTYPYAYFMESGSRKDLFEYQQAQLEAEIENLSWKIERAETTDLGDLENQMDIAEKRRTTLLKDFFPVEV